GGCCTTGGTCCTCTCCCCCCTCACTGCTTTCATACGTCTCTATCTCACTCTGAGCCCTGGTTTTCAGCTCGGCCCCCTCGTGTTTGGCTCCGGGACTGGGAACCAGGAAAGAAGGGAGGTCTTTGGCAAACATACACTCCTCGGACCCTCTTTCTACGATGCGGACTGTTTTACTTGCCCTAGTCTGAGGTTTGCTGGTTGGACCTGGGGAAGGTGCAGTGGGGCTCTCAGAGAGAACAGCTTCTTCACCTGATTCTTTATCATCTGGACCAAAAGACTCAGAGTTTCTATTGGAGTCTCCGAACTTTTTCTTTGCAGGTGTGATAGAGAACTTGGCGCTGGCGGACATGGTCTTCCTGAGGTTGGTGTGGGCAAACAGAGGCTGTTCTTCACTGCTGGGTGGAGTTGAAGTCTTGCCCGGGTCTGGGTACTCGTCATATTTCCCCTCTTCAACCCCCTTGAATATCTTCGATCTGATGCTCGCCCACTCTGCCAGGACGGACGCACTGGACTGGTCTGTAGATGCAGACTCACTAAGTGATTTGGTTTTTCCAGATTTGCGGTCTGGAGAGGTCTTGGCCTTCATCGGTGGCGTTCCCTGGGCCTTTTTGTCCTCACCCAAACCCAGCAGGGACTTGCAAGCTGTGTCTTTGATCTGGTCTAAATTGACAGCTGTCCCACATAGCTGGGCGCCCGTCACGAGGATGGCTGTGTGTGGAACATATGGAGACGTTGGCAGGTTAGGAGAATCTGGTCCTTCAGAGGAAGCTTTAGCTCCCTCTCTTTGATCAGCGGCAGCAGCGCTCTGGTGGCCAGAGGCCGGAGTAACGGGCGTGAGGTTGACCTTCTGAAAGAGAATCTGTTTCTCTCCAGAAGAAACTTTGAAAGAGAAAGGCCTCTGTCGCTCCTCCATCTCCTTCCAGCgcagctcctctgctctcctcttcctctcttgggTGTCAGAGCCCTCCTCTGACATCCTCCggtgctcttcctcctcctcctttcttattctctcttctgctgccatctttttcttttcctcaatcTCTCGCAACCTTGctttttctgcttcctcctttctcttcttctcttcttcttcctctttcagccTCCTGTTCTGCTCAGCCGcaagctcctgctgccttctaGCCTCTTCCTCacgcttctttctttcttcctcttccctcctcttcttttcttcttcctctttcctcctctgctcctccagtcgtctcctctcctcctcctctctccgtctgcgctcctcctcttctcgcagtctcttctcttcttccatTCTTTTCTTGCGATCTTCCTCTTCTTGCCTCCTCCGCTCTTCCTCTTCccggatcctcctctcctcctcttctctcctcttcctctctgcctcctctcgcagcctcctttcctcctcttcccgcTGTTGTTTACGACatctttcctcctccagctcacgCAGCCTCAGCTCCTCGGccctcttctttctctcctcttcctcctgcttgagcctctgctcctccagctcccttctcctcctggcctcctgtctctcttcctcttggAGTCTCTGTTTCTTGAGGCTTTCAAGAGACTCGACAGAAGCTCTGCGCTGGTAGTCCGTGGAGACTCCTGCCACTTCCAGATCCTCATGCACCACCCCGGGAAGAGAAATCTCTTGGAGGTCCTAAAGGATGCAAATGTATGATTAGCATTCGCTTCATTAACCAGAACCACAGAATGAGAGTTGTCAGAAATGAAATCAACAACATGCTGAGCATCTTTCGAGCGGCTCACCTGTGTGAAGCGTCGGTGCTTACGACCAATTCTCTGATTTTTCGGTTTGACGGACAGCTTATGCTTGGCGGCCGTGTTGTCTAGACGAGGGACGGACTGCGGGACAGCGTCCAGGTTGATGGACTCGATTGTGCCAGTAGGCGGAAGAACTTGTTTGGATCGAGGAGACTTCACCGGGGTGCTGTGTGgtccacctgaaggagctcccTGGACCTGCTTCAACCACAATGACATAGATCTTATACTATTTATGTcacaataaaatattttatataCTCTAAAACACTGATAAGTTTcaataacaacaacagtaaagGGATGATatcaagttgtttttgttttttgttttttgtttttttggtcaaattagcttgttttgttttttcaaaattaaatttttaCAGATTAATTTTCATCCAATACATGTTTTGTTAATGacgttggtgctgttgttttcttttaactATTTTTAACTTCACATTAGCTACAGACTTAAGCAATTACAACATGCCTTGGAATATCGTTCAAACCAGCATTTTACTGCTGACAGCCTTTACTTTACATTTTTAGTC
The window above is part of the Salarias fasciatus chromosome 23, fSalaFa1.1, whole genome shotgun sequence genome. Proteins encoded here:
- the cracd gene encoding capping protein inhibiting regulator of actin dynamics isoform X3, producing MSQENVSDKVRNLQRQIAQGIKFGQRPSSMRRSEGDEGSSDEEEVPRSPLKVLAQVESEPLKAEPKQVQGAPSGGPHSTPVKSPRSKQVLPPTGTIESINLDAVPQSVPRLDNTAAKHKLSVKPKNQRIGRKHRRFTQDLQEISLPGVVHEDLEVAGVSTDYQRRASVESLESLKKQRLQEEERQEARRRRELEEQRLKQEEEERKKRAEELRLRELEEERCRKQQREEEERRLREEAERKRREEEERRIREEEERRRQEEEDRKKRMEEEKRLREEEERRRREEEERRRLEEQRRKEEEEKKRREEEERKKREEEARRQQELAAEQNRRLKEEEEEKKRKEEAEKARLREIEEKKKMAAEERIRKEEEEEHRRMSEEGSDTQERKRRAEELRWKEMEERQRPFSFKVSSGEKQILFQKVNLTPVTPASGHQSAAAADQREGAKASSEGPDSPNLPTSPYVPHTAILVTGAQLCGTAVNLDQIKDTACKSLLGLGEDKKAQGTPPMKAKTSPDRKSGKTKSLSESASTDQSSASVLAEWASIRSKIFKGVEEGKYDEYPDPGKTSTPPSSEEQPLFAHTNLRKTMSASAKFSITPAKKKFGDSNRNSESFGPDDKESGEEAVLSESPTAPSPGPTSKPQTRASKTVRIVERGSEECMFAKDLPSFLVPSPGAKHEGAELKTRAQSEIETYESSEGGEDQGQDGEDKPSPFGIKLRRTNYSLRFHSEQSTEKRKKRYSAGDSFEGVPSPLTPIEPDSDVSSVFSDRSSPTSPLREGVVGKYSHTASSPSVSHGKLGKSTSPTPYGDGEKVLSKPPVYRRPTPSPKPTGSIPTPPPSPLPKAVHGLPSDDTIQRTGDVESCSQDQACRSEEPSAVAQLRRSSQGQVQGEEEQKEKRSFFPSINIPWREKADRKSELIRREKPSLQSRHSLDSAKVQEKEAGPLWITLALQKQKGFREQQQNRDDRRSQRESKLTEKQSRDKDSATLLSPTESRGSGSTSPSSKPQTPEEPKRPDSLLGRFDRREHLKKANTLPSSVTVEIADSTPSPPAVKEVSKRFPSSDSPQVSTEPAWLALAKRKAKAWSDCPQIIK
- the cracd gene encoding capping protein inhibiting regulator of actin dynamics isoform X1; the encoded protein is MFPKVLLQWCAAVSSCAAEIERRRQGKFQPFRRLFGRKKKSEAKGGFHGAELKASFSTGEVCNGVVSDEEEASQNLRELNPIGSRALSHDSIFIPEEPVEEPGLDHSMSQENVSDKVRNLQRQIAQGIKFGQRPSSMRRSEGDEGSSDEEEVPRSPLKVLAQVESEPLKAEPKQVQGAPSGGPHSTPVKSPRSKQVLPPTGTIESINLDAVPQSVPRLDNTAAKHKLSVKPKNQRIGRKHRRFTQDLQEISLPGVVHEDLEVAGVSTDYQRRASVESLESLKKQRLQEEERQEARRRRELEEQRLKQEEEERKKRAEELRLRELEEERCRKQQREEEERRLREEAERKRREEEERRIREEEERRRQEEEDRKKRMEEEKRLREEEERRRREEEERRRLEEQRRKEEEEKKRREEEERKKREEEARRQQELAAEQNRRLKEEEEEKKRKEEAEKARLREIEEKKKMAAEERIRKEEEEEHRRMSEEGSDTQERKRRAEELRWKEMEERQRPFSFKVSSGEKQILFQKVNLTPVTPASGHQSAAAADQREGAKASSEGPDSPNLPTSPYVPHTAILVTGAQLCGTAVNLDQIKDTACKSLLGLGEDKKAQGTPPMKAKTSPDRKSGKTKSLSESASTDQSSASVLAEWASIRSKIFKGVEEGKYDEYPDPGKTSTPPSSEEQPLFAHTNLRKTMSASAKFSITPAKKKFGDSNRNSESFGPDDKESGEEAVLSESPTAPSPGPTSKPQTRASKTVRIVERGSEECMFAKDLPSFLVPSPGAKHEGAELKTRAQSEIETYESSEGGEDQGQDGEDKPSPFGIKLRRTNYSLRFHSEQSTEKRKKRYSAGDSFEGVPSPLTPIEPDSDVSSVFSDRSSPTSPLREGVVGKYSHTASSPSVSHGKLGKSTSPTPYGDGEKVLSKPPVYRRPTPSPKPTGSIPTPPPSPLPKAVHGLPSDDTIQRTGDVESCSQDQACRSEEPSAVAQLRRSSQGQVQGEEEQKEKRSFFPSINIPWREKADRKSELIRREKPSLQSRHSLDSAKVQEKEAGPLWITLALQKQKGFREQQQNRDDRRSQRESKLTEKQSRDKDSATLLSPTESRGSGSTSPSSKPQTPEEPKRPDSLLGRFDRREHLKKANTLPSSVTVEIADSTPSPPAVKEVSKRFPSSDSPQVSTEPAWLALAKRKAKAWSDCPQIIK
- the cracd gene encoding capping protein inhibiting regulator of actin dynamics isoform X2, translating into MFPKVLLQWCAAVSSCAAEIERRRQGKFQPFRRLFGRKKKSEAKGGFHGAELKASFSTGEVCNGVVSDEEEASQNLRELNPIGSRALSHDSIFIPEEPVEEPGLDHSMSQENVSDKVRNLQRQIAQGIKFGQRPSSMRRSEGDEGSSDEEEVPRSPLKVLAQVESEPLKAEPKVQGAPSGGPHSTPVKSPRSKQVLPPTGTIESINLDAVPQSVPRLDNTAAKHKLSVKPKNQRIGRKHRRFTQDLQEISLPGVVHEDLEVAGVSTDYQRRASVESLESLKKQRLQEEERQEARRRRELEEQRLKQEEEERKKRAEELRLRELEEERCRKQQREEEERRLREEAERKRREEEERRIREEEERRRQEEEDRKKRMEEEKRLREEEERRRREEEERRRLEEQRRKEEEEKKRREEEERKKREEEARRQQELAAEQNRRLKEEEEEKKRKEEAEKARLREIEEKKKMAAEERIRKEEEEEHRRMSEEGSDTQERKRRAEELRWKEMEERQRPFSFKVSSGEKQILFQKVNLTPVTPASGHQSAAAADQREGAKASSEGPDSPNLPTSPYVPHTAILVTGAQLCGTAVNLDQIKDTACKSLLGLGEDKKAQGTPPMKAKTSPDRKSGKTKSLSESASTDQSSASVLAEWASIRSKIFKGVEEGKYDEYPDPGKTSTPPSSEEQPLFAHTNLRKTMSASAKFSITPAKKKFGDSNRNSESFGPDDKESGEEAVLSESPTAPSPGPTSKPQTRASKTVRIVERGSEECMFAKDLPSFLVPSPGAKHEGAELKTRAQSEIETYESSEGGEDQGQDGEDKPSPFGIKLRRTNYSLRFHSEQSTEKRKKRYSAGDSFEGVPSPLTPIEPDSDVSSVFSDRSSPTSPLREGVVGKYSHTASSPSVSHGKLGKSTSPTPYGDGEKVLSKPPVYRRPTPSPKPTGSIPTPPPSPLPKAVHGLPSDDTIQRTGDVESCSQDQACRSEEPSAVAQLRRSSQGQVQGEEEQKEKRSFFPSINIPWREKADRKSELIRREKPSLQSRHSLDSAKVQEKEAGPLWITLALQKQKGFREQQQNRDDRRSQRESKLTEKQSRDKDSATLLSPTESRGSGSTSPSSKPQTPEEPKRPDSLLGRFDRREHLKKANTLPSSVTVEIADSTPSPPAVKEVSKRFPSSDSPQVSTEPAWLALAKRKAKAWSDCPQIIK